From the genome of Candidozyma auris chromosome 2, complete sequence, one region includes:
- the DOT5 gene encoding thioredoxin peroxidase DOT5 yields MPAPRRSARVASREEPVAKKPKTEEPVEESVEKTGGSELEVGDELPSLTLLDEKENEVDVAKVAKESKYLVIFAYPKASTPGCTRQACGFQRSYQDFVDRNTKVFGLSTDSPKAQQNFVSKQGLKYPLLSDPKRELIGLLGAKKSPSGTKRSHWIFVDGKLAVKKVQVSPEDSFTTAMKDIEKFVAENGGKKDEGEPKKEDGEDATESKEEPKEEPEEEPKEESKEEPKEDASEATSKESETKDEEK; encoded by the coding sequence ATGCCTGCTCCTCGTCGTTCTGCTCGTGTCGCTTCTCGCGAAGAGCCTGTTGCCAAAAAGCCTAAAACTGAAGAGCCTGTGGAGGAGTCCGTTGAGAAAACTGGTGGCTCCGAATTGGAAGTGGGCGATGAACTTCCTTCGTTGACGCTCTTggacgagaaggagaatgaaGTGGACGTGGCAAAAGTAGCTAAGGAGTCAAAGTACTTGGTGATCTTCGCTTACCCCAAAGCCCTGACCCCTGGTTGTACTAGACAGGCGTGTGGGTTTCAGAGGTCATACCAAGACTTTGTCGACCGCAATACAAAGGTCTTTGGCTTGTCCACAGACAGCCCCAAGGCCCAACAGAACTTTGTTTCCAAGCAGGGTTTGAAGTACCCGTTGTTGTCTGATCCAAAGAGAGAGTTAATTGGTCTTTTGGGCGCTAAGAAATCGCCTTCGGGAACCAAGAGATCTCACTGGATCTTTGTTGACGGCAAGCTTGCCGTAAAGAAGGTGCAGGTTTCACCGGAGGATTCGTTTACCACGGCAATGAAGGACATTGAAAAGTTCGTCGCAGAGAACGGCGGTAAGAAGGATGAAGGtgagccaaagaaggaagatgGAGAGGACGCCACTGAATCGAAAGAGGAACCCAAGGAGGAACCTGAGGAGGAACCAAAGGAAGAATCCAAGGAAGAGCCAAAGGAAGATGCCTCAGAAGCCACTTCAAAGGAGTCTGAGACGAAGGACGAAGAAAAATAG